The Cytobacillus sp. NJ13 sequence GCTCGCCATTAAAAGCGTGTAGCTCATTAAATTCTCAATCAGTCTATCAATATTGACTATCGAGGTTTCCAGTGCTTTGACAGCCTCTTTTCCTTCAGGAGACAGATTCTCCTTTGCAATCGAGTATGTTTGCGCATTGATTTTCGTCAAAGGCGTCCGCAGGTCATGGGACAGATTGGCGATCAGCTCCCTCCGCAGCTGCTCTTCCTCCTGCTCGCGTTGCTTACTTTCCTTGAGCTCAAGGATCATCTCATTAAAGGTCTGCTCCAGCTGGCCGATTTCATCATTGTTTTGCACATCGATTTTGATGGGCAGATTATCCATATCCCGTCTTTCCATCGCCTCCTGGAGATGAAGCAGCCTTTTGCGGATGCCCCGGAAAAATAAAAAGGAAACGATGATAAAAAGGGAAATGATTAAAAGCAGACCGGCCCCTAAGAGGATTCCATATTTCTCTGTTACCTGCACCAACGGCGGAAGAAATAAATTCCTCGGAATTTCCAGAACGATAAAACCGTTCTTTTCATCCCCGCCAATAAAGCTTATAACTGTAAACGGATCTCCGCCATACCGTTCCTTAATAAACTTCGCTGTAAAGGCAGGCGTCCAATTAGCTGGCAGATTTCCCTTCACATCCAGCTGCTCCATCAAGGTTCCCTTTTCATCTACCCAAAACATCGAAGCATCAGGATAGTCCTTTTGCCAATTCGAAAAAAGCCTATGAATGCTTTCACTTGAGGCATTCTCCAGTTCTGCTGCATCCGCATGCCATTTTTCTTCAATATGATTGGGATCGGATTCATTCTTGTTTTTTTCTCCTGAAATGTCCTCTTGGAGACCCATAGCCAGCATAGCCACAAGTAAATAAGCTGCCTGAAACAGAAATAGGGCAACCAGAATAATCGCCATATACTTCGCCTGCAGCGATTGGAAAAACCTTTTCATATCTTCACCCTGTAGCCGATTCCGCGGATGGTCTCAATGATTTCAGGACGGGAAGGGTTCTTCTCGAGTTTTTCACGAAGATAGCGGATATGAACCATCAAGGTTTTGTCGCCCTCCATATATTGTTCTCCCCAAACGCCTTCGTAAAGCTGCTCTTTTGTCAGAATCTGATTCAGATGGCGAATGAAGTACTGAAACAGCTGATACTGCTTTCCTGTCAATTGAATTTCATCGTCTGCCTCCCGATCGATAATCCGCAAATCCTTTGTATGTACATGTAAGTGATGCACCTCCAGCACCTGATCATTCTTTTGAAATCGCCTTAACAGCACTTCAATCCTTGCAGCAAGCTCATCCGGCTGGAAAGGCT is a genomic window containing:
- a CDS encoding HAMP domain-containing sensor histidine kinase, producing MKRFFQSLQAKYMAIILVALFLFQAAYLLVAMLAMGLQEDISGEKNKNESDPNHIEEKWHADAAELENASSESIHRLFSNWQKDYPDASMFWVDEKGTLMEQLDVKGNLPANWTPAFTAKFIKERYGGDPFTVISFIGGDEKNGFIVLEIPRNLFLPPLVQVTEKYGILLGAGLLLIISLFIIVSFLFFRGIRKRLLHLQEAMERRDMDNLPIKIDVQNNDEIGQLEQTFNEMILELKESKQREQEEEQLRRELIANLSHDLRTPLTKINAQTYSIAKENLSPEGKEAVKALETSIVNIDRLIENLMSYTLLMASKHKQELIELDAVRFIRESMASWYPVFEKNNFEVIIELEPFEEKWLADPMWLGRIFDNILQNVLRHAKDGLYLEVATESTDEYDAIVFIDHGKGLNNSSNEKGAGIGLSIIDLMVKGMKLDWEMESGVKGTAIRIRKIK
- a CDS encoding response regulator transcription factor; translated protein: MVRILYIEDESDIGSWLKNDLGERGYEVIWLQSGEGMENYLSDADIAILDVMLPGLDGFSLGKRIKKVKNDMPVLMLSARTAVEDKLEGLSFADDYLTKPFQPDELAARIEVLLRRFQKNDQVLEVHHLHVHTKDLRIIDREADDEIQLTGKQYQLFQYFIRHLNQILTKEQLYEGVWGEQYMEGDKTLMVHIRYLREKLEKNPSRPEIIETIRGIGYRVKI